A window of Mercenaria mercenaria strain notata chromosome 16, MADL_Memer_1, whole genome shotgun sequence contains these coding sequences:
- the LOC128549287 gene encoding uncharacterized protein LOC128549287, giving the protein MSQFVHIVASFLLLNYFCKLSVGKVNIQGDVIVTGLFGIYEPNSKVCSAIVDMNSVMIVEAIKWYFQNLNDYGKLPFRIGFESFETCSLDDKASEHAVTILNRALSNETILGVLGPETSSEAEVISRIFGSVPQKRQLLQIGFSTTATELGNDKTYPNFARVVPNDDIQVEMMVKSMVKLDWNRIAVVYEDDVYGHDCYTRLKVRAEQEDICIGLTRTITNTNGINANEISQILQDIIIGISHSRPPINGIVLIASASVANSLMLSLDKSKYSSFPIIMFSDGSNLDGNVFKRFNGDLISKSKGSLAVAPPYREITEFTEHWKSIFKNATHFNQETASNPWLLDVFYKVRNCWKKNCNFTILTDKEIEKYFSQQPLYVSYAVAAQHAIIKAAVNLRTSYCATKSSACAGFVSNFQQGKMIDAVKGLRIDFQGDFLWGPASLRNENIRLTIDQSGEVTQPLYELFNIQTSKNYQLDGLRFKKIGILTNNEATIDYDAIRDYNTLGEVLRWPRVRIAQCLPGKICSECIPLTQLQEDMIFEAGDVYVVGIVPVFLKSGIQDCGAISDNSGYQIAESIKFAVQKVNGENGDYSSFFPGMKIGLIIINSCTSPAVVQRKIYNLHKNGITLDNGTVVHVNDKIIGYVAEYTSTVSISVASTLSILKFVQISYASTSPALSDRATFPYFMRVVTPDDAQAKAMVEIVKKLNVNYIQIIYSEGAYGKHGRDKVMESAVSNKICVVQDISVNDVDSSFQIYDKLRKYAQAKLVIVFLYTNHLQNIVSALTTQMKRGEFVFLGSEAWARDGTILAKDTNHIILGSFTVSLEMYKDRELRNHVQNIKPKPYRTDPWAMMFIQAKRNCFYDLSFDKTQADKCSVANDHSRDPDFTLDTYDTQAYVATKCLLTGADAFLKTKCGSSASSLCKDFLSNTEGLVEEILKTKMDLDGSGSKMKVFNRNGDGNIGYRIYNIQKDDVDPSTLVYKEIGRYPLEGTFTFETDKIVYPNDMPLRSKCPNEQACINCFARIGNNVKNVPDTPQEDTIATTTLAAVLGTLLGIAIVTGAVLAAILCTKRRKEQDNKNDIFLRTNMTYSQGEVIMKREEVTPSKIYMEIPATREQRYVRMDNQTENPRVDNK; this is encoded by the exons ATGTCGCAATTTGTACATATTGTCGCGTCATTCTTACTATTAAACTATTTCTGTAAACTTTCTGTGGGCAAAGTAAATATTCAAGGGGATGTTATAGTGACAGGTCTGTTTGGCATTTATGAACCAAACAGTAAGGTATGCAGTGCCATTGTGGACATGAATTCTGTTATGATCGTCGAAGCAATTAAATGGTATTTCCAAAATCTGAATGATTATGGTAAACTGCCTTTTCGCATTG GTTTTGAATCATTTGAAACGTGTTCCCTTGACGACAAGGCGTCAGAACATGCAGTGACAATTTTGAACAGGGCCCTAAGTAACGAAACCATACTAG GTGTTCTAGGACCAGAAACAAGTTCCGAAGCCGAAGTCATATCCCGTATCTTTGGCTCAGTCCCACAAAAACGCCAGTTACTCCAAATCGGATTTTCGACAACAGCAACGGAATTGGGCAATGATAAAACATATCCTAATTTTGCTCGAGTTGTTCCAAATGATGACATTCAAGTAGAG ATGATGGTCAAATCTATGGTTAAGTTGGATTGGAACAGGATTGCTGTAGTATATGAAGATGATGTCTATGGTCACGACTGTTATACCAGACTAAAGGTTAGAGCTGAACAAGAGGATATATGTATCGGATTAACAAGGACTATAACAAATACCAATGGAATAAACGCCAACGAAATTTCCCAGATACTTCAAGATATCATAATTGGTATTTCACATTCACGTCCACCAATAAATGGAATTGTATTAATAGCCTCAGCTTCAGTCGCTAACTCTCTCATGTTATCTTTAGATAAGTCCAAATATTCATCGTTtccaattataatgttttctgatGGTTCAAATTTGGATGGAAACGTGTTTAAGCGCTTTAACGGGGATTTGATATCTAAATCGAAAGGGTCTTTGGCAGTAGCTCCACCGTACAGAGAAATCACTGAGTTTACAGAACACTGGAAGTCAATTTTCAAAAATGCGACCCACTTCAATCAAGAAACTGCATCAAATCCTTGGTTACTTGATGTCTTTTACAAAGTAAGAAATTGTTGGAAAAAGAATTGTAACTTTACTATTCTTACCgacaaagaaatagaaaaatatttcagtcaacAGCCGCTTTATGTAAGTTATGCTGTTGCCGCTCAACATGCCATTATTAAAGCTGCTGTCAACCTTCGAACAAGCTATTGTGCCACCAAGTCAAGTGCATGTGCTGGGTTTGTGAGCAATTTCCAACAGGGCAAAATGATAGATGCTGTAAAAGGACTTCGCATTGACTTTCAGGGTGATTTTTTATGGGG GCCCGCTTCCCTCCGGAATGAAAACATACGGCTCACTATTGACCAGTCAGGGGAAGTGACTCAGCCATTGTACGAGCTGTTTAACATCCAGACGTCAAAAAACTACCAGTTAGACGGTTTGAGATTTAAGAAg ATTGGcatcttgacaaataatgaagcaACTATTGATTACGATGCTATTAGAGACTATAACACATTAGGCGAGGTACTACGGTGGCCAAGGGTCCGTATAGCTCAATGTTTGCCTGGCAAAATTTGCTCTGAATGTATTCCATTAACACAGCTGCAAGAAGATATGATATTTGAGGCCGGGGATGTATATGTAGTCGGTATCGTTCCTGTTTTCCTAAAAAGTGGTATACAGGACTGTGGCGCGATATCTGACAACAGTGGATACCAGATAGCTGAATCTATTAAATTTGCTGTACAAAAAGTAAACGGTGAAAACGGAGACTACTCAAGCTTCTTCCCTGGAATGAAAATTGGTTTAATAATTATCAACTCTTGCACGAGCCCTGCTGTTGTTCAAAGAAAGATATACAACCTTCATAAAAATGGCATTACATTGGACAATGGAACTGTAGTTCatgttaatgataaaataattggTTATGTTGCAGAATATACAAGTACTGTTAGCATTTCTGTGGCTTCTACTTTGTCTATTTTGAAGTTTGTACAGATCAGCTATGCATCTACCAGCCCAGCTTTAAGTGACAGGGCTACATTTCCTTACTTCATGAGGGTTGTAACGCCGGATGATGCACAGGCTAAAGCTATGGTAGAAAtagttaaaaaattaaatgtcaaTTATATACAGATTATTTACAGTGAAGGGGCCTACGGAAAACATGGCCGTGATAAAGTTATGGAATCAGCAGTTTCCAATAAGATTTGTGTTGTACAAGATATTTCCGTGAATGATGTAGATAGTTCGTTTCAGATTTACGACAAATTGAGGAAGTATGCTCAAGCAAAGCTTGTAATAGTTTTCCTTTACACCAACCATCTTCAAAATATCGTTTCCGCTCTCACGACACAAATGAAGCGCGGAGAGTTTGTTTTCTTAGGATCGGAGGCGTGGGCACGTGATGGGACTATCTTAGCTAAAGACACAAACCACATTATACTTGGATCGTTTACCGTGTCACTAGAAATGTATAAGGATCGGGAACTAAGAAACCACGTGCAAAACATAAAGCCCAAACCTTATCGCACCGACCCGTGGGCTATGATGTTTATTCAAGCCAAGAGAAATTGCTTCTACGATCTGAGTTTTGACAAGACCCAAGCCGACAAATGCAGTGTAGCTAATGACCATAGCAGAGATCCAGACTTCACTTTAGACACATACGATACCCAAGCTTACGTCGCAACAAAATGCCTTCTGACTGGAGCAGATGCCTTCTTAAAGACCAAATGCGGATCTTCGGCTTCTAGTCTGTGTAAAGATTTTCTTAGCAATACTGAAG GTTTGGTAGAAGAGATATTGAAAACAAAGATGGATTTGGATGGGTCTGGCAGCAAGATGAAAGTGTTCAACAGAAACGGTGATGGAAATATAGGGTACAGAATTTacaatatacagaaagatgatgTTGATCCATCAACGCTTGTCTATAAAGAG aTAGGACGATATCCCCTCGAAGGTACTTTCACATTTGAAACGGACAAGATAGTTTATCCAAACGATATGCCTCTACGTTCAAAGTGTCCGAATGAGCAAGCTTGCATCAATTGCTTTGCACGCATTGGAAATAATGTAAAGAATGTCCCAGACACACCACAGGA AGACACAATTGCTACTACGACATTAGCTGCTGTTCTCGGTACTCTCCTGGGGATAGCGATCGTAACGGGTGCAGTCCTAGCTGCCATACTGTGTACAAAAAGAAGGAAAGAACAAG acaataaaaatgacattttcctcAGAACAAATATGACATATTCACAGGGCGAGGTTATAATGAAGAGAGAGGAAGTGACGCCCAGTAAAATCTACATGGAAATCCCAGCAACACGTGAACAAAGATATGTTCGAATGGACAACCAAACCGAGAATCCAAGAGTGGACAATAAATGA
- the LOC128549846 gene encoding SPRY domain-containing protein 3-like: MFTPVVGFVPENYPKHIQLGFGRNSIGYSLCYGGLYFEHDSVKDFGPKCNVGDRIHCEIRKQEALKPYNTELNAFFVRNGEVVLKQKIYSAISTGTNVQRYPAIELHYPGQKVKVVTDHMDIPRS; the protein is encoded by the exons ATGTTTACTCCAGTGGTAGGTTTTGTGCCAGAAAACTATCCAAAGCATATTCAACTCGGATTTGGAAGAAATTCTATAGGGTATTCGTTATGCTACGGTGG ATTATACTTTGAACATGATTCTGTGAAAGACTTTGGACCAAAGTGCAATGTTGGAGACCGTATACATTGCGAAATCAGAAAACAAGAAGCTTTGAAGCCGTATAACACGGAACTCAACGCCTTTTTCGTGAGAAATGGGGAAGTG gttttaaaacagaaaatttatagTGCCATATCCACAGGAACAAACGTTCAGCGCTATCCTGCAATTGAATTGCACTATCCGGGGCAAAAAGTCAAAGTGGTTACAGACCACATGGACATACCGAGGTCGTAG
- the LOC128549288 gene encoding uncharacterized protein LOC128549288 — MFHSECDQLLALEFRTYSGNEFNMEVSGRRKPAKENYFFCKHCEDRKAFNRSSGLCLECEEYMCIKCFDTHKEWKLNKGHTLTDGKDGTAKQELSKELVKCNAHPNGFVKYYCTRHHRIGCNKCMVLEHTSCKIELINDKVQNFKESPSFEEFVEGIKKCRMQSTETVSSIESKKLQLTEANDEFIRDVQEFRVEIISKVNELANAMLQQGKDAIHEDIKYMDELKQESERVMLETTALDEVLESQIGQPYKLFVSSILEGPKLTRVREQIRNLDSKTRITNYKFKRNGNLERVVKDSKQLGQIQEIKEKTEKDSEGTARPKSYTKTARAIAASKTQPLLDRQLVCRNIAVDGEYLSYAPRMPGKTGLYVLDFVTGFKVEIINRGRHGTIAHLLSESGRSCPVVTPSDYETKGREFKPPLLQIKSPNIGISVLRMGALHL; from the exons ATGTTTCATTCAGAGTGTGATCAGCTATTAGCGTTAGAATTTCGTACATATTCAGGAAATGAGTTTAACATGGAAGTTTCAGGACGAAGAAAACCAGCAAAAGAGAATTACTTCTTTTGTAAGCATTGTGAAGATCGTAAAGCATTTAACCGATCGTCCGGATTATGTTTGGAGTGTGAAGAATACATGTGTATAAAGTGTTTTGATACACATAAGGAATGGAAACTAAATAAAGGTCATACACTTACCGACGGAAAAGACGGAACAGCtaaacaagaactgtcaaaaGAGTTAGTTAAGTGTAACGCGCATCCAAACGGGTTTGTTAAATATTACTGCACACGACATCATCGAATTGGCTGTAACAAGTGTATGGTTCTAGAACATACAAGTTGCAAGATAGAACTTATAAATGATAAAGTACAAAACTTTAAAGAAAGTCCGAGTTTTGAAGAGTTTGTTGAAGGAATAAAGAAATGCCGTATGCAATCAACAGAGACTGTATCCTCTATAGAAAGTAAGAAACTTCAACTTACAGAAGCCAATGATGAATTCATCCGGGATGTGCAGGAATTTAGAGTAGAAATTATTTCAAAGGTTAACGAATTGGCAAACGCAATGTTACAACAAGGGAAAGATGCTATACATGAAGACATCAAGTATATGGATGAATTAAAACAGGAAAGTGAAAGGGTCATGCTTGAAACTACTGCCTTGGATGAAGTTCTTGAGTCACAGATTGGCCAGCCGTATAAACTATTTGTTAGTTCAATACTTGAGGGACCGAAACTCACTCGAGTTCGAGAACAAATTAGGAATCTCGACAGCAAGACCAGGATCACAAACTACAAGTTCAAACGAAATGGCAATCTCGAACGTGTTGTAAAAGATAGTAAACAACTTGGACAGATACAAGAAATCAAAGAGAAAACAGAAAAGg ATTCAGAAGGAACAGCCAGACCAAAGAGCTATACCAAGACTGCTCGTGCCATTGCAGCATCGAAAACTCAG CCTTTGTTGGATAGACAACTGGTTTGTAGAAATATTGCCGTGGATGGAGAATATCTCAG cTACGCACCTCGTATGCCTGGCAAAACAGGACTTTATGTACTTGACTTTGTAACTGGCTTTAAAGTGGAAATCATCAACAGGGGACGACATGGAACAATTG CCCATTTGCTTTCTGAAAGCGGACGCAGTTGTCCAGTGGTGACAccgtctgactacgaaaccaagGGTCGTGAGTTCAAGCCCCCGCTTCTCCAAATAAAAAGTCCTAACATTGGAATAAGCGTCCTgcgtatgggtgctttacacctgtaA